A genomic stretch from Nocardia wallacei includes:
- a CDS encoding helix-turn-helix domain-containing protein, whose translation MISEPARIGRVDSGVADRGPTALRIAVGGQLRRLREQRGISREAAGEHIRGSHAKISRLELGRTGFKERDIRDLLTLYGVGDAEEREAFLGVVRKANEPGWWQRFGDLLPPWFETYLGLEHASLAIRTFEGQLVPGLLQTEDYTRAVIALGDGQEDASRRVELRRRRQEVLDRPGGPTLWAVLDEAVLHRAIGGPEVLRGQLEHLAAMSTRNNVTVQVLPYAVGGHAAAGSSFTMLRFAEPELPDVVYLEQLTSALYLDRSRDLELYRQVMDTLSVQAATPEKSRKLLLEAAARL comes from the coding sequence ATGATTTCGGAACCCGCGCGCATCGGCCGTGTGGATTCGGGCGTAGCCGATCGCGGGCCGACCGCGCTACGCATCGCGGTCGGCGGGCAACTTCGCAGACTACGCGAGCAGCGCGGCATCAGCCGGGAGGCGGCCGGCGAGCACATTCGCGGCTCGCACGCCAAGATCAGCCGTCTCGAACTGGGCCGCACCGGTTTCAAGGAACGCGACATCCGAGACCTGTTGACGCTGTACGGCGTCGGCGACGCCGAGGAGCGGGAGGCGTTCCTCGGCGTCGTCCGCAAGGCCAACGAGCCCGGTTGGTGGCAGCGCTTCGGTGATCTGCTGCCGCCCTGGTTCGAAACCTATCTGGGGCTCGAGCACGCCTCGCTCGCGATCCGGACCTTCGAAGGGCAGCTGGTTCCGGGTCTGCTGCAGACCGAGGACTACACCCGCGCGGTGATCGCCCTGGGCGACGGGCAGGAGGACGCGTCGCGCCGGGTGGAGCTGCGCCGCCGTCGTCAGGAGGTGCTGGATCGCCCCGGCGGTCCGACGCTGTGGGCCGTGCTGGACGAGGCGGTGCTGCACCGCGCGATCGGCGGCCCCGAGGTGTTGCGCGGGCAACTCGAGCACCTCGCGGCGATGTCGACCCGCAACAACGTGACAGTTCAGGTGCTGCCCTACGCCGTCGGCGGGCACGCGGCGGCGGGCAGTTCGTTCACGATGCTGCGCTTCGCCGAGCCCGAACTTCCCGACGTCGTCTATCTCGAACAGCTCACCAGCGCACTGTATTTGGACCGCTCACGGGATCTGGAGCTGTACCGGCAGGTCATGGATACGCTCAGTGTGCAGGCCGCGACTCCCGAGAAGTCGCGAAAGTTGTTGCTGGAGGCTGCCGCCCGGCTGTGA
- a CDS encoding nitroreductase family deazaflavin-dependent oxidoreductase: protein MPRNPLSAVGRAIARRPSVMRAAPAVVRLERLVRRLSGGRRGVLDIAGLPSMELTVTGRKSGLPRTVSLLYVPDGPDTYLLVGSNWGRPGHPAWSANLDAAEHAEIHSGGERFKVRVRRLAGPERDSAWQRAVAYWPGYTMEQRLAGPRVFRIYQLSRI from the coding sequence GTGCCGAGGAATCCGCTGTCCGCCGTGGGGCGCGCCATCGCGCGCCGTCCGTCGGTGATGCGCGCCGCTCCGGCCGTCGTGCGCTTGGAGCGGCTGGTCCGGCGGCTCAGCGGCGGCCGCCGCGGTGTCCTCGACATCGCCGGACTGCCGTCCATGGAGCTGACCGTCACCGGGCGCAAGTCCGGTTTACCGCGCACGGTCTCGCTGCTCTACGTCCCCGACGGCCCGGACACCTACCTGCTGGTCGGTTCGAACTGGGGACGCCCGGGGCATCCCGCGTGGTCGGCCAACCTCGATGCCGCCGAGCATGCCGAAATACACAGTGGCGGAGAACGTTTCAAGGTCCGGGTGCGCCGCCTCGCGGGGCCCGAACGCGACAGCGCCTGGCAGCGCGCCGTCGCCTACTGGCCCGGTTACACCATGGAGCAGCGACTCGCCGGGCCGCGCGTGTTCCGCATCTATCAGCTGTCCCGCATCTGA
- a CDS encoding MFS transporter: MPTTIEGPTARRKTIVLVTCCLSLLISSMDATVVNVAIPTIRSDMAAPLSRLQWIVDVYTLTLASLLMLSGAAADRFGRKRVFRLGLVTFALGSLLCSLAPNIESLIGARFVQAVGGSMLNPVAMSIITTVFTGRVERARAVGVWGAVVGISTALGPMVGGGLIDALGWQSVFWVNLPICAVALVLTTIFVPESKSRTVRGIDGIGQVLAIVVMFTLVFGLIERQPLVFVVSVIALGAFVFHESRHPSPFIDLRLFRSVPFTSATVTAVCAFAGLGAFLFSASLYLQGTRHFSAVHTGLLYLPMALGVLICSPLSGRLVGRYGTRPSLLVAGTFMALAAVLLTTLRADTALWQLIVMFAVFGIGFGLVNAPITTAAVSGMPNDRAGAAAAVASTSRQVGVSIGVALCGLLTGAGLWWVVAALAAGIIGLGVAANTRWAERSRDRVAPLLEEKVPTSVR, translated from the coding sequence GTGCCTACAACTATCGAGGGACCGACCGCGCGCCGGAAGACGATCGTCCTGGTCACGTGCTGTCTGAGCCTGCTCATCTCGTCCATGGACGCGACGGTCGTCAACGTCGCGATCCCCACCATTCGCAGCGATATGGCCGCGCCGCTGTCCCGGCTGCAATGGATCGTCGACGTCTACACGCTCACCCTCGCCAGCCTGCTGATGCTGTCCGGGGCCGCCGCCGACCGCTTCGGCCGCAAACGCGTGTTCCGCCTCGGCCTGGTCACCTTCGCCCTGGGATCGCTGCTGTGCAGCCTGGCACCGAACATCGAGAGCCTGATCGGGGCGCGGTTCGTGCAGGCCGTCGGCGGTTCGATGCTGAACCCGGTGGCGATGTCGATCATCACGACCGTGTTCACCGGCCGCGTCGAGCGGGCGCGGGCAGTCGGGGTCTGGGGAGCGGTGGTCGGCATCTCGACCGCGCTCGGGCCGATGGTCGGGGGCGGGCTGATCGATGCGCTGGGATGGCAGTCGGTGTTCTGGGTCAATCTGCCCATCTGCGCCGTCGCGCTGGTCCTCACGACCATCTTCGTGCCGGAATCGAAGTCGCGCACGGTGCGCGGCATCGACGGGATCGGTCAGGTGCTGGCGATCGTGGTGATGTTCACGCTGGTGTTCGGGCTCATCGAGCGGCAGCCGCTGGTGTTCGTGGTGAGCGTGATCGCCTTGGGGGCGTTCGTCTTCCACGAGTCGCGGCACCCGTCGCCGTTCATCGACCTGCGCCTGTTCCGGAGTGTCCCGTTCACCTCGGCGACCGTGACCGCGGTGTGCGCGTTCGCCGGGCTGGGCGCGTTCCTGTTCAGCGCGTCGCTGTATCTGCAAGGGACGCGGCACTTCTCGGCCGTGCACACCGGTCTGCTGTATCTGCCGATGGCACTCGGCGTGCTGATCTGCTCCCCGCTGTCGGGGCGGCTGGTCGGCCGGTACGGGACGCGCCCGTCGCTGCTCGTGGCCGGGACGTTCATGGCGCTGGCCGCGGTGCTGCTCACGACCCTGCGCGCGGATACCGCGCTCTGGCAGCTGATCGTCATGTTCGCCGTGTTCGGCATCGGCTTCGGACTGGTGAACGCACCGATCACGACCGCCGCGGTGAGCGGGATGCCCAACGATCGCGCCGGTGCCGCCGCGGCGGTGGCGTCCACCAGCCGCCAGGTCGGGGTCAGCATCGGTGTGGCATTGTGTGGCCTGTTGACCGGCGCGGGCCTGTGGTGGGTGGTGGCCGCGCTGGCCGCGGGCATCATCGGCTTGGGCGTGGCCGCCAACACCCGGTGGGCGGAGCGCTCCCGCGACCGGGTCGCACCGTTGCTCGAAGAGAAGGTCCCCACCAGTGTCCGATGA
- a CDS encoding TRAP transporter large permease subunit produces MIVLIGLIVLIAAVAVGVAAVSANLGTAHPLSTDFTVFDQHFTGSQGELFAAGAAVGAVGMLGLMLVLAGALTTARRNAAVRRELRRSRREIASARGDSTTSTRPWNRFLRRPGAQPKSATRHAQPQS; encoded by the coding sequence ATGATTGTTCTCATCGGATTGATCGTGTTGATCGCCGCGGTCGCGGTCGGCGTCGCGGCGGTGTCCGCCAACCTGGGCACCGCGCATCCGCTGTCCACCGATTTCACGGTCTTCGACCAGCATTTCACCGGTTCGCAGGGCGAGCTGTTCGCCGCCGGCGCCGCGGTCGGCGCGGTCGGCATGCTCGGGCTCATGCTGGTGCTGGCGGGCGCGCTGACCACCGCGCGGCGCAATGCCGCCGTGCGCCGGGAGTTGCGTCGCTCTCGTCGCGAAATCGCCTCCGCGCGAGGGGATTCCACGACGTCCACCCGGCCCTGGAACCGCTTCCTGCGCCGGCCCGGCGCGCAGCCGAAGTCCGCTACCCGCCATGCGCAGCCGCAGAGCTGA
- a CDS encoding TetR/AcrR family transcriptional regulator, which yields MSTSTRARILTAATELMRRQGYGSTSVKQLTAAARAPIGSLYHHFPEGKQQIAAEALRTSGAAYIQLLPLLMDPYEDLREAVPAAFAAAAADMAASGWMNMCPVGTVAGEIADSEPELRAVAAEVVESWVAQGAEYFVRRGLTPESAREFTFAMLSALEGAFVLGRTLRSAEPLHAAGQTMAAHLARLLDPDAVR from the coding sequence ATGTCAACCAGTACCCGGGCGCGCATCCTCACCGCGGCGACCGAACTGATGCGGCGCCAGGGGTACGGGTCGACCAGCGTCAAGCAGCTGACAGCGGCGGCCCGGGCGCCGATCGGGTCGCTGTATCACCACTTCCCCGAGGGCAAGCAGCAGATCGCCGCCGAGGCGCTGCGCACCAGCGGCGCCGCCTACATCCAGTTGCTGCCGCTGCTCATGGACCCGTACGAGGATCTGCGGGAGGCGGTGCCCGCGGCGTTCGCCGCCGCGGCGGCCGACATGGCGGCCTCCGGCTGGATGAACATGTGCCCCGTCGGCACCGTCGCGGGCGAGATCGCCGACAGCGAACCGGAACTGCGCGCGGTGGCCGCCGAGGTGGTCGAGTCCTGGGTCGCGCAGGGCGCCGAGTACTTCGTGCGGCGCGGGCTGACGCCGGAGTCCGCGCGCGAGTTCACCTTCGCGATGTTGAGCGCCCTCGAGGGGGCGTTCGTTCTGGGCCGCACGCTGCGTTCCGCCGAGCCGCTGCACGCCGCCGGGCAGACCATGGCCGCGCATCTGGCCCGGCTGCTGGACCCGGACGCGGTCAGGTGA
- a CDS encoding DoxX family membrane protein, producing the protein MIIRRLARPLLAANFVVDGIDTLRHPEPRAKAAASLVSRGQQSLSPQLAEKLPSEPGQIVRVNAAAQVGAGVLLAMGRLPRLSALVLACTVVPATVTEQDFWNEPDPDRRATKRVAFLKDLGLLGGLIIASADTAGKPSLGWRGRRAARQAAAALPFVGPTSGEALRDRLQQQAAHGRELALTAADKGAVLAEVARQRGAELAVPAKEHGAEWAERAKHRGAELAEVAKHRGGELAEVTRQRGTELAVPAKEHGAEWAERAKHRGAELAEVAKQRGGELAEVAKHRGAELAEVTKQRGSELAVPAKEHGYEWAGRAKHRGAELAEVAKQRGSALVDTAEERGSEWAERGKRRGAAAAQTAQHRGGRWADRAKHRGAELTELAKQRGAEWGDTAQHYGADLEGRTRKRGRQLARTARERRAEVAAIARQRAALAAAEAAALADQAKDRGAEVAGSRGRGKFGRR; encoded by the coding sequence ATGATCATCCGCCGTCTTGCCCGACCGCTGCTGGCTGCCAACTTCGTTGTCGACGGGATCGACACGCTGAGGCATCCGGAGCCGCGCGCCAAGGCCGCCGCGTCTCTGGTGTCGCGTGGTCAGCAGAGCCTGTCGCCGCAACTGGCCGAGAAACTGCCGAGCGAGCCGGGCCAGATCGTGCGTGTCAACGCCGCAGCCCAGGTGGGCGCCGGTGTGCTGCTGGCGATGGGGCGGCTGCCCCGGCTGTCGGCACTGGTGCTGGCGTGCACGGTGGTGCCCGCAACCGTCACCGAACAGGATTTCTGGAACGAGCCCGATCCGGATCGCCGCGCCACCAAGCGGGTCGCGTTCCTGAAGGACCTCGGCCTGCTGGGCGGGCTGATCATCGCGTCGGCCGACACCGCGGGCAAACCGTCGCTGGGCTGGCGTGGCCGGCGGGCCGCCCGCCAGGCCGCCGCGGCCCTGCCGTTCGTCGGCCCCACCTCGGGCGAGGCGCTGCGCGACCGCTTGCAACAGCAGGCGGCGCACGGCCGCGAGCTGGCACTCACCGCTGCCGACAAGGGCGCGGTCCTGGCCGAGGTGGCGCGGCAGCGCGGCGCGGAGCTGGCCGTCCCGGCAAAGGAACACGGTGCCGAATGGGCCGAACGCGCCAAGCATCGCGGCGCCGAACTCGCCGAAGTCGCCAAGCACCGAGGTGGGGAACTCGCCGAGGTAACCAGACAACGCGGCACCGAACTCGCCGTCCCGGCAAAGGAACACGGTGCCGAGTGGGCCGAACGCGCCAAGCATCGCGGCGCCGAACTCGCCGAAGTCGCCAAGCAGCGCGGTGGGGAACTCGCCGAGGTGGCCAAGCACCGTGGGGCCGAGCTCGCCGAGGTGACCAAGCAGCGTGGCTCGGAGCTGGCTGTTCCGGCGAAGGAGCATGGTTACGAGTGGGCCGGGCGGGCGAAGCACCGGGGCGCCGAACTCGCCGAAGTCGCCAAGCAGCGCGGCAGCGCTCTGGTCGACACCGCCGAGGAGCGTGGCAGCGAGTGGGCCGAACGCGGCAAACGGCGGGGAGCGGCCGCGGCGCAGACCGCGCAGCACCGCGGCGGCCGCTGGGCCGACCGGGCCAAGCATCGCGGCGCCGAACTCACCGAGCTGGCCAAGCAGCGCGGCGCCGAGTGGGGCGATACGGCCCAGCACTACGGCGCCGACCTCGAGGGCCGCACGCGCAAACGTGGCAGGCAGCTGGCGCGGACGGCCCGCGAGCGCAGGGCGGAAGTGGCCGCCATCGCCCGGCAGCGCGCCGCACTGGCGGCTGCCGAAGCCGCCGCGCTGGCGGATCAGGCCAAGGACCGCGGCGCCGAGGTGGCCGGGTCACGCGGCCGCGGCAAGTTCGGCCGCCGCTAG
- a CDS encoding amino acid permease — protein sequence MTDRTSAAPGAPPLATAGDEEGYKRGLNPRTIQMIAIGGAIGTGLFYGAGGAIEQAGPALILCYLAAGLAIFVIMRALGELLTYRPVSGSFAEYANEFLGRFAGFVTGWTYWAVWVATCMAEITVAGKYVKYWFAIPEWVTALVVLGVLFAANLISVKLFGEGEFWFSAIKVTAIVAMILIGIGVLVFGFGHTDHSTVTNLWSEGGVFPNGFGQAMLALQIVVFAYVGVELVGVTAGEAADPRRTLRKAINTLPLRIGLFYVGALIIIMSVVSWTEFHSGRSPFVEVFSQIGIPGAAGLINFVLLTAALSSCNSGIYSTGRMLRSLSLRAEAPTALSGLSRRRVPYAGIVVSAAMMVIGVVVNVISPDKAFNYITSVSTMGIIFVWGMILVCHLLYRAKVRRGELPASDYRLPGAPVTTVVALAFLGLVVVLLFFTDSGRTALMVGLVWAVLVCAGYPLVNRLVRRRETA from the coding sequence ATGACCGACCGCACTTCGGCGGCGCCCGGCGCGCCACCGCTCGCGACCGCGGGTGACGAAGAAGGCTACAAACGCGGACTGAATCCGCGCACCATTCAGATGATCGCCATCGGCGGCGCGATCGGCACCGGTCTGTTCTACGGCGCTGGCGGCGCCATCGAGCAGGCCGGGCCGGCACTCATCCTGTGCTATCTCGCCGCCGGATTGGCGATCTTCGTGATAATGCGCGCCCTCGGCGAACTGCTGACCTACCGCCCGGTCTCGGGCAGTTTCGCCGAGTACGCGAACGAATTCCTGGGCCGCTTCGCCGGTTTCGTGACCGGCTGGACCTACTGGGCCGTGTGGGTGGCGACCTGCATGGCCGAGATCACCGTTGCCGGTAAATACGTGAAGTACTGGTTCGCGATCCCGGAATGGGTGACCGCGCTGGTCGTGCTCGGTGTGCTGTTCGCGGCGAACTTGATCTCGGTAAAGCTTTTCGGTGAGGGCGAGTTCTGGTTTTCCGCGATCAAGGTGACCGCCATCGTGGCCATGATCCTGATCGGCATCGGCGTACTCGTCTTCGGTTTCGGGCATACCGACCATTCCACGGTGACCAATCTCTGGTCGGAGGGCGGTGTCTTTCCGAACGGTTTCGGCCAGGCCATGCTGGCATTGCAGATCGTGGTGTTCGCCTATGTCGGCGTCGAATTGGTGGGCGTGACGGCGGGCGAGGCCGCCGACCCCCGGCGCACGCTGCGCAAGGCGATCAATACGCTGCCGCTGCGCATCGGCCTGTTCTATGTCGGGGCGTTGATCATCATCATGTCGGTGGTGAGCTGGACCGAATTCCACAGCGGGCGTAGCCCGTTCGTCGAGGTGTTCTCGCAGATCGGCATACCCGGCGCTGCGGGCCTGATCAATTTCGTGCTGCTGACCGCGGCGCTGTCCTCGTGCAATTCGGGGATCTACTCCACCGGCCGCATGCTGCGCAGCTTGTCGCTGCGTGCGGAGGCGCCGACCGCGCTGTCCGGGCTGAGTCGCCGGCGGGTGCCGTACGCGGGCATCGTGGTGTCGGCGGCGATGATGGTGATCGGCGTGGTCGTGAACGTGATCTCGCCGGACAAGGCGTTCAACTACATCACCTCGGTCAGCACCATGGGCATCATCTTCGTGTGGGGGATGATTCTGGTCTGCCACCTGCTCTATCGCGCCAAGGTGCGGCGCGGGGAACTCCCGGCCAGCGACTACCGGCTGCCCGGTGCCCCCGTGACCACCGTGGTGGCGCTGGCCTTCCTGGGCCTCGTGGTGGTGCTGCTGTTCTTCACCGACAGCGGGCGCACGGCGCTGATGGTGGGTCTGGTGTGGGCGGTGCTGGTTTGCGCCGGATACCCGCTCGTGAACCGGCTGGTGCGCCGCCGCGAAACGGCCTGA
- a CDS encoding MarR family winged helix-turn-helix transcriptional regulator yields MSDETRTAPPESPPTPDEVWRLLTHLVTDTRDQWKRAVVERTGMPFSRIRILRRLRQGGPMTLKELARAATMDAPATTVVINDLEERGLVRRQTDPADRRSKLVSATESGLAVLADALATPDPAPDSLAALSPGDLRTLHDLLRRLEH; encoded by the coding sequence GTGTCCGATGAGACCCGCACCGCGCCACCGGAATCCCCGCCCACTCCGGACGAGGTCTGGCGGTTGCTCACCCACCTGGTCACCGACACCCGCGACCAGTGGAAGCGGGCGGTCGTGGAGCGAACGGGCATGCCGTTCAGCCGGATTCGGATCCTGCGCCGCCTCCGGCAAGGCGGCCCGATGACCCTCAAGGAACTGGCCCGCGCGGCGACCATGGATGCCCCCGCCACCACCGTCGTCATCAACGACCTCGAGGAACGCGGCCTGGTGCGGCGCCAGACCGATCCGGCCGATCGGCGTTCGAAACTGGTGTCCGCTACCGAATCCGGCCTGGCGGTCCTCGCCGACGCCTTGGCCACTCCGGATCCCGCACCGGATTCCCTGGCCGCCCTCTCCCCCGGCGATCTCCGCACCCTCCACGATCTCCTGCGCCGACTGGAACACTGA
- a CDS encoding DUF6131 family protein, producing the protein MIIAGILLVIAGYLLGFPVLVTIGVILAVAGLVLVLLGGAGRPVGGRRHYY; encoded by the coding sequence ATGATCATCGCCGGAATCCTGCTCGTCATCGCCGGATATCTGCTCGGCTTCCCCGTCCTCGTCACCATCGGCGTCATCCTCGCCGTGGCCGGGCTCGTACTGGTGCTGCTGGGTGGCGCCGGGCGGCCGGTGGGCGGACGCCGCCACTACTATTGA
- a CDS encoding gluconokinase, which translates to MTEPWGPIAVMGVSGAGKSTVGERLAAALGAEYADGDAFHPPANVAKMAAGVPLDDADRWPWLDLVAAWLADHAEQPDGPRNSPRGVVACSALTRAYRDRLRAKVPALLFIELDVPRGELLRRLTTRSGHFMGAQLLDSQLATLQPLAPDEPGARIDATGDIDRVVERAIRATAGGWTPDTLCP; encoded by the coding sequence ATGACCGAACCATGGGGGCCGATCGCCGTCATGGGCGTCTCGGGCGCGGGCAAGTCCACGGTGGGGGAGCGGCTGGCCGCGGCGCTCGGAGCCGAGTACGCCGACGGCGACGCCTTCCATCCGCCCGCGAACGTGGCGAAGATGGCCGCCGGGGTGCCGCTCGACGACGCCGATCGATGGCCCTGGCTGGATCTGGTCGCGGCATGGCTGGCGGATCACGCCGAGCAGCCGGACGGCCCGCGGAATTCACCTCGCGGCGTAGTCGCTTGTTCTGCACTCACACGCGCCTACCGAGATCGCTTGCGCGCCAAGGTTCCCGCGCTGCTGTTCATCGAACTCGACGTACCGCGCGGGGAACTGTTGCGCCGATTGACCACGCGCAGCGGCCATTTCATGGGCGCCCAGCTCTTGGACTCGCAGCTGGCCACCCTCCAGCCCCTCGCCCCGGACGAACCGGGAGCCAGGATCGACGCCACCGGTGACATCGACCGGGTGGTCGAGCGGGCGATCAGGGCCACGGCAGGTGGGTGGACGCCGGACACGCTGTGCCCCTGA
- a CDS encoding alpha/beta fold hydrolase — protein sequence MPVIEVPAGPVHYLEHGEGPPVVLLHGLLMNHTVWDAVAELLPSGFRYIRPDLPLGSHPEAMHADADLSMRGLNVLIADFLTALDLREVTLVHNDWGGGLFLTAYGLDERVSRLIVTPCEAFGNFPPGLPGKMAVVALRVPGALPIALRQLRNGWLRRSPLLFGWMARSRIPDELVRGWTEPGLRDRRIGRDVRKYGRSMPDERELIANTEALREFSGEVLVLWSSAGKVMPRAHGARLAELLPRGRLVEIDDAYVLSMLDQPAAVAAAMAEFLVGTQ from the coding sequence ATGCCTGTTATCGAGGTTCCCGCGGGCCCCGTGCATTACCTCGAGCACGGCGAGGGGCCGCCGGTGGTGCTGCTGCACGGGCTGCTGATGAATCACACGGTCTGGGACGCCGTAGCGGAGCTGCTGCCCAGTGGCTTCCGCTATATCCGCCCGGATCTGCCGCTGGGTTCACACCCCGAGGCGATGCATGCCGACGCCGACCTGTCCATGCGCGGGCTCAACGTGTTGATCGCGGATTTCCTCACCGCATTGGATCTGCGGGAGGTCACGCTGGTACACAACGATTGGGGCGGCGGCCTTTTCCTCACCGCCTACGGGCTCGACGAGCGCGTGTCGCGGCTGATCGTCACGCCGTGCGAGGCATTCGGGAACTTCCCGCCCGGCCTGCCGGGGAAGATGGCCGTGGTCGCGCTCCGGGTGCCCGGAGCGCTGCCGATCGCCTTGCGGCAGTTGCGGAACGGATGGCTGCGGCGCTCGCCGTTGCTGTTCGGCTGGATGGCCCGCTCTCGGATCCCCGACGAGTTGGTGCGCGGCTGGACCGAGCCCGGCCTGCGTGACCGCCGGATCGGCCGGGATGTCCGCAAGTACGGCCGGTCGATGCCGGACGAACGCGAGCTGATCGCGAATACCGAAGCGTTACGGGAGTTCTCGGGCGAGGTCTTGGTGCTCTGGTCGTCGGCGGGAAAGGTGATGCCGCGCGCGCACGGCGCCCGCCTCGCCGAACTGCTGCCACGCGGACGGCTGGTCGAGATCGACGACGCGTACGTCTTGTCGATGCTCGACCAGCCCGCTGCCGTCGCCGCGGCGATGGCGGAGTTCCTCGTCGGCACTCAATAG
- a CDS encoding Dps family protein, which yields MAQPITTTLDPEQQRIAGEALNGAVVDLIDLTLIAKQAHWNVIGERFRTVHLALDELVEDARDFTDKAAERATAIGVSPDGRASTVADSSGAKGFPGGWQRDVDVTDAIIGNLAAVVQRMRGRIEATEKADPVTQDLFIEITARLEQLHWMWEAQQG from the coding sequence GTGGCACAACCCATCACCACGACCCTCGACCCCGAACAGCAGCGCATCGCGGGGGAGGCGCTCAACGGCGCCGTCGTCGACCTGATCGATCTGACGTTGATCGCCAAACAGGCGCACTGGAACGTGATCGGAGAGCGTTTCCGCACCGTGCACCTGGCGCTCGACGAACTGGTCGAGGACGCCCGCGACTTCACCGACAAGGCGGCGGAGCGAGCCACAGCGATCGGGGTGAGCCCGGACGGCCGGGCCAGCACGGTCGCCGACTCCTCCGGAGCCAAGGGCTTCCCGGGCGGCTGGCAGCGTGACGTCGATGTCACCGACGCGATCATCGGCAACCTCGCCGCGGTGGTCCAGCGGATGCGCGGCCGCATCGAGGCGACCGAGAAGGCCGATCCGGTCACCCAGGATCTGTTCATCGAGATCACCGCGCGACTCGAGCAGCTGCACTGGATGTGGGAGGCCCAGCAGGGCTGA
- a CDS encoding universal stress protein, whose protein sequence is MAEETTPEWAPSASSGFELGTDGPNVILVGIDGSDASWRAAAYAAGLARRQNALLAMIYVQPWMAMAGAYGADVQAVTAEMAEELAREIQQHAERVRDVYAVRWKFLTRRGDPYAGLAEAADELKADAVVVGASEKTGHRLIGSVAVRLVKAGRWPVTVVP, encoded by the coding sequence GTGGCGGAGGAAACTACACCGGAGTGGGCGCCCAGCGCGTCGTCCGGCTTCGAGCTGGGCACCGACGGACCGAACGTGATCCTCGTCGGGATCGACGGCTCGGACGCGTCCTGGCGGGCCGCCGCCTACGCCGCGGGGCTCGCCCGCCGCCAGAACGCGCTGCTGGCAATGATTTACGTACAGCCGTGGATGGCGATGGCGGGCGCCTACGGGGCCGATGTGCAAGCGGTGACCGCGGAGATGGCCGAGGAGCTGGCCCGCGAAATTCAGCAGCACGCCGAGCGGGTGCGGGACGTGTACGCGGTCCGATGGAAATTCCTCACCCGCCGCGGCGACCCGTATGCCGGGCTGGCCGAAGCCGCCGACGAACTCAAGGCCGACGCGGTCGTGGTCGGCGCGTCGGAGAAGACCGGGCACCGGCTGATCGGATCGGTCGCCGTGCGGCTGGTCAAGGCCGGGCGCTGGCCCGTCACCGTGGTGCCCTGA